One part of the Ciona intestinalis chromosome 5, KH, whole genome shotgun sequence genome encodes these proteins:
- the LOC104265751 gene encoding uncharacterized protein LOC104265751 isoform X2 codes for MSVDSRKTRFGDIISICSGSTSLENDQGWKVNLRSKIENDLSYQVQEALAPIVSSHKKWAAKKKTERRKALKLQVNYLQQRRSFQQLSADPNDARFKYIDVNYIPQADQVYSGNSKGNFPASIANLRLLKTGARSRAYGSDRHTNSMCGGLDLSLLDHSSSNLFSISRRGFPGSTLKPLIPKVGEYTGIALPSYGINRQCFQVYTKEGMNSLLNSKSRRSKLTQLGDGKYLNKHGIALSRIGPFWPNGFGPVCPCPEFILSCPKDEMYGESFIKPKLPENRATSEDESIMSPRSTTAPYTKHTNGLSKPMWHGKPVVYDSERSSRSPPPHSVPDGMPESLVFESRFESGNLRQARRTGELEYELVLKTDMYTNRHTQWYYFKVQQAKPNCTYKFSIINFLKKDSLYNYGMKPLLYSEHLAKEKGIGWHRGGKNISYTYCANTRNTILSLDLQYYCLKFEVSFDWAECEDDTIYFAHCYPYTYSDLLRHIDEIMACPNSSKHVKREVLCETDAGNTCFLLTVTHFPDKEKDKYKDLHQSKQGIILTARVHPGESQSSWMMKGVLDFLTSDNNTADQLRKKFIFKIVPMLNPDGVIVGNYRTSLAARDLNRNYRHPKQSYFPTIWHTKEMVDQFNKDHPILFYCDLHGHSRKHKVFMYGCERKALKPKQTENIEGNKDGKPAPPKKHEEYKAAIDFVEERLFPWLMFQCLPNRFSFHDTKYAVRRSKESTGRVVMFRQMGIANSFTLEATFAGTIAGSRIGRHFNISDFQLIGRKLCECILEYSNVFDNPVKKSKVILQMTTEIMKKQKLQTSSNNQTTSVERKDQSKHNVEKKIPTLQNKEGKCFPNTLSINDGGKPEKIELIEDNKSNTLPVTSQLVAQNNPKVFETIVQNQINAETASQTAIRNNNAFNKDNCDVTIQLSQREALEPKVGEDQEDINEDDTLDYSCLDAIRNFNMSDLASESETSSDSDSESEPEVPYEAPTSKKKLDNEHYSSTSRKKKKKKQKNGKSVSAPTSTSKSKYKNTEQILVKESLKQKPRFPAFVSKYSNRSNGGIPIFAQERIKERAARRLAELNVAKEDKQQQQEQLAEQWAEIQNFPRLPTNLYTGNRDTVMCNVKYTMDDQPRRLHYMLCNPYSNPPSTGDANVGSSDHKRVVKYSPTHQYISKDDLALKQMDEETEDEVYAFNNIDSPPTNDLNISLMNRQNKCASNKSTRGSSSSHSSHNSESTNSTSHEHFRDSSGSQEKFLPRTVVLPVQNLSFKLFKKHGDRKTPSFTVPASRQQHFVENGELITNGKVNNSIGSAYQISDLSLPPSMKAGDVMTVHMHYPGQVHPVEPKPSYRFKTSPRGPPMIFGEPAVMNQKAHENYFPNKTER; via the exons ATGTCGGTAGACTCAAGAAAAACACGATTTGGGGATATTATTTCTATCTGCAGCGGTTCAACGTCCTTGGAAAACG ATCAAGGCTGGAAAGTGAACCTTCGCTCCAAGATTGAAAATGATCTTTCATATCAAGTACAGGAGGCCCTTGCTCCTATTGTATCCTCACATAAGAAATGGGCGGccaagaaaaaaacagaaagaagGAAGGCATTGAAGCTACAA GTCAACTACCTTCAACAGCGAAGATCATTTCAACAACTTTCCGCCGATCCAAATGATGCCcgttttaaatacattgatGTGAATTATATTCCACAAGCAGATCAGGTGTATTCTGGTAACAGCAAAGGGAATTTCCCTGCCTCCATTGCAAATTTAAGGTTGCTGAAAACTGGTGCTCGAAGTAGAG CATATGGGTCTGACCGTCATACCAACAGCATGTGTGGAGGATTAGATTTAAGTTTACTCGATCATTCCAGTTCAAACCTGTTCTCAATATCTAGAAGAGGATTTCCCGGCAGCACTTTAAA GCCTTTGATCCCAAAAGTTGGGGAATATACTGGAATAGCTCTGCCCAGCTATGGTATTAACAGGCAATGTTTTcag GTTTATACCAAAGAAGGCATGAACAGTCTTCTTAATTCAAAGTCTCGTCGGTCAAAATTAACTCAACTTGGTGATGGTAAATATCTCAATAAACATGGAATAGCATTGAGCAGAATTGGACCATTTTGGCCAAATGGTTTTGGCCCTGTTTGCCCGTGCCCCGA GTTTATTCTGTCCTGCCCTAAAGATGAAATGTATGGCGAATCATTCA TAAAACCTAAACTGCCAGAAAATCGTGCAACCAGTGAAGATGAGAGTATCATGTCTCCACGGTCAACAACTGCCCCATACACCAAGCACACCAATGGGTTATCTAAACCCATGTGGCATGGTAAGCCAGTGGTATATGATAGTGAACGATCATCAAGGTCACCCCCACCCCACTCTGTACCTGATGGAATGCCAGAGTCTCTTGTGTTCGAGTCAAGATTTGAATCGGGAAATTTAAGACAAGCAAGAAGAAC AGGGGAGTTAGAATACGAGTTAGTCCTCAAAACTGATATGTACACTAACCGACACACCCAGTGGTACTACTTCAAAGTTCAACAAGCGAAACCAAACTGCACTTACAAGTTCAGCATCATCAACTTCCTTAAGAAGGACAGCTTGTACAACTATG GAATGAAACCCTTGTTATATTCTGAACATCTTGCGAAAGAGAAAGGGATAGGTTGGCACAGAGGTGGGAAGAATATAAGCTACACTTATTGTGCAAATACAAGAAATACAATTCTATCATTAGACCTGCAATATTACTGCCTAAAGTTTGAG GTTTCATTTGATTGGGCTGAATGTGAAGACGACACAATTTACTTTGCGCACTGCTACCCGTATACTTACTCCGACCTACTGCGGCATATCGATGAGATTATGGCGTGTCCGAACTCATCCAAGCATGTTAAGAGGGAGGTCTTGTGTGAAACTGATGCAGGAAACACTTGCTTCCTTCTCACTGTCACTCATTTTCCTGATAAAGAAAAAGACAAATACAAGGATTTACATCAG AGCAAGCAAGGCATCATTCTAACAGCTCGTGTACATCCTGGTGAGTCTCAATCAAGTTGGATGATGAAGGGGGTGCTTGACTTTCTCACCTCAGATAACAACACTGCTGATCAACTGAgaaaaaagttcatttttaaa ATTGTGCCAATGCTTAATCCAGATGGTGTAATAGTTGGTAACTATCGCACCTCACTTGCTGCAAGAGATTTAAACAGAAACTATCGTCACCCAAAACAATCTTACTTTCCTACTATATGGCATACGAAGGAAATGGTGGACCAGTTTAACAAAGACCACCCA ATCTTGTTTTACTGCGACCTTCACGGTCACAGCAGGAAACACAAAGTCTTTATGTACGGCTGTGAGAGAAAAGCTTTGAAGCCAAAACAAACTGAAAACATTGAGGGAAATAAAGATGGAAAACCAGCTCCCCCAAAAAAGCATGAAGAATATAAAGCTGCCATTGATTTTGTTGAGGAACGTTTATTTCCATGGTTGATGTTTCAATGTTTGCCGAACAG aTTTTCGTTCCATGACACGAAATACGCAGTTCGTCGAAGCAAAGAATCCACTGGTAGAGTTGTCATGTTTCGACAAATGGGAATTGCAAATAGTTTCACTCTCGAAGCTACATTTGCTGGAACAATAGCTGGATCCAG GATTGGCCGTCATTTCAACATCAGTGACTTCCAGTTAATTGGAAGGAAATTGTGCGAATGTATTCTAGAATATTCAAATGTCTTTGACAATCCTGTCAAAAAGTCGAAAGTCATTCTACAAATGACAACAGAG ATTATGAAGAAACAGAAACTACAAACTTCCTCAAACAACCAAACCACATCTGTAGAAAGAAAGGATCAAAGTAAACATAATGTGGAAAAGAAAATACCAACATTGCAAAATAAGGAAGGAAAGTGTTTTCCTAACACTCTTAGTATAAACG ATGGAGGCAAACCTGAAAAGATTGAACTAATTGAAGATAATAAAAGCAATACATTGCCTGTCACATCTCAGCTTGTTGCCCAAAACAATCCTAAAGTATTTGAAACAATTGTTCAAAATCAAATCAATGCAGAAACTGCTTCTCAAACTGCCATACGTAATAACAATGCATTCAATAAAGacaactgtgatgtcacaattcaATTAAGTCAGAGAGAAGCATTGGAACcaaaggtgggggaagatcaAGAAGATATAAATGAAGATGATACATTGGATTACAGCTGTTTAGATGCCATTCGAAATTTTAACATGTCAGACTTGGCCTCAGAATCAGA GACAAGTTCAGACAGTGATAGTGAATCTGAGCCAGAGGTTCCTTACGAAGCCCCTACATCTAAGAAGAAGTTGGACAACGAGCATTACTCCTCAACCTCCaggaagaaaaaaaagaagaaacagaAGAATGGAAAGTCTGTGTCCGCTCCTACCTCCACTTCAAAatctaaatacaaaaatacggAGCAAATCTTGGTGAAAGAATCGTTAAAACAAAAG CCTAGATTTCCAGCATTTGTGAGCAAATACAGTAACCGTAGCAACGGAGGAATTCCAATCTTTGCCCAAGAACGCATCAAAGAAAGAGCAGCAAGAAG GTTGGCAGAGTTAAATGTAGCCAAGGaagacaaacaacaacaacaggaGCAACTGGCAGAGCAGTGGGCGGAGATTCAGAACTTTCCACGACTTCCAACTAACTTATATACTGGCAACAGGGACACAGTCATGTGCAATGTAAAATACACCATGGACGACCAACCAAGAAG actTCATTACATGTTGTGCAATCCCTACTCCAATCCACCTTCAACTGGTGATGCAAATGTTGGGTCAAGTGATCATAAACGAGTAGTGAAGTATTCACCAACCCATCAATATATAAGCAAGGATGATTTAGCATTGAAACAAATGGATGAAGAAACTGAGGATGAGGTTTATGCTTTCAATAACATAG ATTCCCCACCTACAAATGATTTAAACATAAGTTTGATGAACAGACAAAATAAATGTGCGTCCAACAAAAGCACGCGCGGGTCCTCCAGTTCCCATTCAAGCCACAACTCAGAATCAACAAACAGTACATCTCATGAACATTTCAGGGACTCCAGTGGTTCGCAGGAGAAGTTTTTGCCACGCACGGTTGTCCTACCTGTCCAGAACCTTTCATTCAAGCTGTTTAAGAAGCACGGAGATAGAAAAACACCTAGTTTTACAGTACCAGCTTCCAGACAGCAGCATTTTGTAGAAAATGGAGAACTAATCACTAATGGGAAGGTTAACAACAGTATAGGGTCAGCGTATCAAATATCCGACCTATCTCTCCCCCCTTCAATGAAGGCAGGAGATGTAATGACAGTCCACATGCATTACCCAGGGCAAGTGCATCCAGTGGAACCTAAACCAAGTTATAGATTCAAGACTTCACCTAGGGGACCTCCCATGATATTTGGTGAACCGGCGGTAATGAACCAGAAAGCTCATGAAAATTATTTCCCAAACAAAACTGAACGTTAG
- the LOC104265751 gene encoding uncharacterized protein LOC104265751 isoform X3: MSVDSRKTRFGDIISICSGSTSLENDQGWKVNLRSKIENDLSYQVQEALAPIVSSHKKWAAKKKTERRKALKLQVNYLQQRRSFQQLSADPNDARFKYIDVNYIPQADQVYSGNSKGNFPASIANLRLLKTGARSRAYGSDRHTNSMCGGLDLSLLDHSSSNLFSISRRGFPGSTLKPLIPKVGEYTGIALPSYGINRQCFQVYTKEGMNSLLNSKSRRSKLTQLGDGKYLNKHGIALSRIGPFWPNGFGPVCPCPEFILSCPKDEMYGESFKNRATSEDESIMSPRSTTAPYTKHTNGLSKPMWHGKPVVYDSERSSRSPPPHSVPDGMPESLVFESRFESGNLRQARRTGELEYELVLKTDMYTNRHTQWYYFKVQQAKPNCTYKFSIINFLKKDSLYNYGMKPLLYSEHLAKEKGIGWHRGGKNISYTYCANTRNTILSLDLQYYCLKFEVSFDWAECEDDTIYFAHCYPYTYSDLLRHIDEIMACPNSSKHVKREVLCETDAGNTCFLLTVTHFPDKEKDKYKDLHQSKQGIILTARVHPGESQSSWMMKGVLDFLTSDNNTADQLRKKFIFKIVPMLNPDGVIVGNYRTSLAARDLNRNYRHPKQSYFPTIWHTKEMVDQFNKDHPILFYCDLHGHSRKHKVFMYGCERKALKPKQTENIEGNKDGKPAPPKKHEEYKAAIDFVEERLFPWLMFQCLPNRFSFHDTKYAVRRSKESTGRVVMFRQMGIANSFTLEATFAGTIAGSRIGRHFNISDFQLIGRKLCECILEYSNVFDNPVKKSKVILQMTTEIMKKQKLQTSSNNQTTSVERKDQSKHNVEKKIPTLQNKEGKCFPNTLSINVADGGKPEKIELIEDNKSNTLPVTSQLVAQNNPKVFETIVQNQINAETASQTAIRNNNAFNKDNCDVTIQLSQREALEPKVGEDQEDINEDDTLDYSCLDAIRNFNMSDLASESETSSDSDSESEPEVPYEAPTSKKKLDNEHYSSTSRKKKKKKQKNGKSVSAPTSTSKSKYKNTEQILVKESLKQKPRFPAFVSKYSNRSNGGIPIFAQERIKERAARRLAELNVAKEDKQQQQEQLAEQWAEIQNFPRLPTNLYTGNRDTVMCNVKYTMDDQPRRLHYMLCNPYSNPPSTGDANVGSSDHKRVVKYSPTHQYISKDDLALKQMDEETEDEVYAFNNIDSPPTNDLNISLMNRQNKCASNKSTRGSSSSHSSHNSESTNSTSHEHFRDSSGSQEKFLPRTVVLPVQNLSFKLFKKHGDRKTPSFTVPASRQQHFVENGELITNGKVNNSIGSAYQISDLSLPPSMKAGDVMTVHMHYPGQVHPVEPKPSYRFKTSPRGPPMIFGEPAVMNQKAHENYFPNKTER, from the exons ATGTCGGTAGACTCAAGAAAAACACGATTTGGGGATATTATTTCTATCTGCAGCGGTTCAACGTCCTTGGAAAACG ATCAAGGCTGGAAAGTGAACCTTCGCTCCAAGATTGAAAATGATCTTTCATATCAAGTACAGGAGGCCCTTGCTCCTATTGTATCCTCACATAAGAAATGGGCGGccaagaaaaaaacagaaagaagGAAGGCATTGAAGCTACAA GTCAACTACCTTCAACAGCGAAGATCATTTCAACAACTTTCCGCCGATCCAAATGATGCCcgttttaaatacattgatGTGAATTATATTCCACAAGCAGATCAGGTGTATTCTGGTAACAGCAAAGGGAATTTCCCTGCCTCCATTGCAAATTTAAGGTTGCTGAAAACTGGTGCTCGAAGTAGAG CATATGGGTCTGACCGTCATACCAACAGCATGTGTGGAGGATTAGATTTAAGTTTACTCGATCATTCCAGTTCAAACCTGTTCTCAATATCTAGAAGAGGATTTCCCGGCAGCACTTTAAA GCCTTTGATCCCAAAAGTTGGGGAATATACTGGAATAGCTCTGCCCAGCTATGGTATTAACAGGCAATGTTTTcag GTTTATACCAAAGAAGGCATGAACAGTCTTCTTAATTCAAAGTCTCGTCGGTCAAAATTAACTCAACTTGGTGATGGTAAATATCTCAATAAACATGGAATAGCATTGAGCAGAATTGGACCATTTTGGCCAAATGGTTTTGGCCCTGTTTGCCCGTGCCCCGA GTTTATTCTGTCCTGCCCTAAAGATGAAATGTATGGCGAATCATTCA AAAATCGTGCAACCAGTGAAGATGAGAGTATCATGTCTCCACGGTCAACAACTGCCCCATACACCAAGCACACCAATGGGTTATCTAAACCCATGTGGCATGGTAAGCCAGTGGTATATGATAGTGAACGATCATCAAGGTCACCCCCACCCCACTCTGTACCTGATGGAATGCCAGAGTCTCTTGTGTTCGAGTCAAGATTTGAATCGGGAAATTTAAGACAAGCAAGAAGAAC AGGGGAGTTAGAATACGAGTTAGTCCTCAAAACTGATATGTACACTAACCGACACACCCAGTGGTACTACTTCAAAGTTCAACAAGCGAAACCAAACTGCACTTACAAGTTCAGCATCATCAACTTCCTTAAGAAGGACAGCTTGTACAACTATG GAATGAAACCCTTGTTATATTCTGAACATCTTGCGAAAGAGAAAGGGATAGGTTGGCACAGAGGTGGGAAGAATATAAGCTACACTTATTGTGCAAATACAAGAAATACAATTCTATCATTAGACCTGCAATATTACTGCCTAAAGTTTGAG GTTTCATTTGATTGGGCTGAATGTGAAGACGACACAATTTACTTTGCGCACTGCTACCCGTATACTTACTCCGACCTACTGCGGCATATCGATGAGATTATGGCGTGTCCGAACTCATCCAAGCATGTTAAGAGGGAGGTCTTGTGTGAAACTGATGCAGGAAACACTTGCTTCCTTCTCACTGTCACTCATTTTCCTGATAAAGAAAAAGACAAATACAAGGATTTACATCAG AGCAAGCAAGGCATCATTCTAACAGCTCGTGTACATCCTGGTGAGTCTCAATCAAGTTGGATGATGAAGGGGGTGCTTGACTTTCTCACCTCAGATAACAACACTGCTGATCAACTGAgaaaaaagttcatttttaaa ATTGTGCCAATGCTTAATCCAGATGGTGTAATAGTTGGTAACTATCGCACCTCACTTGCTGCAAGAGATTTAAACAGAAACTATCGTCACCCAAAACAATCTTACTTTCCTACTATATGGCATACGAAGGAAATGGTGGACCAGTTTAACAAAGACCACCCA ATCTTGTTTTACTGCGACCTTCACGGTCACAGCAGGAAACACAAAGTCTTTATGTACGGCTGTGAGAGAAAAGCTTTGAAGCCAAAACAAACTGAAAACATTGAGGGAAATAAAGATGGAAAACCAGCTCCCCCAAAAAAGCATGAAGAATATAAAGCTGCCATTGATTTTGTTGAGGAACGTTTATTTCCATGGTTGATGTTTCAATGTTTGCCGAACAG aTTTTCGTTCCATGACACGAAATACGCAGTTCGTCGAAGCAAAGAATCCACTGGTAGAGTTGTCATGTTTCGACAAATGGGAATTGCAAATAGTTTCACTCTCGAAGCTACATTTGCTGGAACAATAGCTGGATCCAG GATTGGCCGTCATTTCAACATCAGTGACTTCCAGTTAATTGGAAGGAAATTGTGCGAATGTATTCTAGAATATTCAAATGTCTTTGACAATCCTGTCAAAAAGTCGAAAGTCATTCTACAAATGACAACAGAG ATTATGAAGAAACAGAAACTACAAACTTCCTCAAACAACCAAACCACATCTGTAGAAAGAAAGGATCAAAGTAAACATAATGTGGAAAAGAAAATACCAACATTGCAAAATAAGGAAGGAAAGTGTTTTCCTAACACTCTTAGTATAAACG TTGCAGATGGAGGCAAACCTGAAAAGATTGAACTAATTGAAGATAATAAAAGCAATACATTGCCTGTCACATCTCAGCTTGTTGCCCAAAACAATCCTAAAGTATTTGAAACAATTGTTCAAAATCAAATCAATGCAGAAACTGCTTCTCAAACTGCCATACGTAATAACAATGCATTCAATAAAGacaactgtgatgtcacaattcaATTAAGTCAGAGAGAAGCATTGGAACcaaaggtgggggaagatcaAGAAGATATAAATGAAGATGATACATTGGATTACAGCTGTTTAGATGCCATTCGAAATTTTAACATGTCAGACTTGGCCTCAGAATCAGA GACAAGTTCAGACAGTGATAGTGAATCTGAGCCAGAGGTTCCTTACGAAGCCCCTACATCTAAGAAGAAGTTGGACAACGAGCATTACTCCTCAACCTCCaggaagaaaaaaaagaagaaacagaAGAATGGAAAGTCTGTGTCCGCTCCTACCTCCACTTCAAAatctaaatacaaaaatacggAGCAAATCTTGGTGAAAGAATCGTTAAAACAAAAG CCTAGATTTCCAGCATTTGTGAGCAAATACAGTAACCGTAGCAACGGAGGAATTCCAATCTTTGCCCAAGAACGCATCAAAGAAAGAGCAGCAAGAAG GTTGGCAGAGTTAAATGTAGCCAAGGaagacaaacaacaacaacaggaGCAACTGGCAGAGCAGTGGGCGGAGATTCAGAACTTTCCACGACTTCCAACTAACTTATATACTGGCAACAGGGACACAGTCATGTGCAATGTAAAATACACCATGGACGACCAACCAAGAAG actTCATTACATGTTGTGCAATCCCTACTCCAATCCACCTTCAACTGGTGATGCAAATGTTGGGTCAAGTGATCATAAACGAGTAGTGAAGTATTCACCAACCCATCAATATATAAGCAAGGATGATTTAGCATTGAAACAAATGGATGAAGAAACTGAGGATGAGGTTTATGCTTTCAATAACATAG ATTCCCCACCTACAAATGATTTAAACATAAGTTTGATGAACAGACAAAATAAATGTGCGTCCAACAAAAGCACGCGCGGGTCCTCCAGTTCCCATTCAAGCCACAACTCAGAATCAACAAACAGTACATCTCATGAACATTTCAGGGACTCCAGTGGTTCGCAGGAGAAGTTTTTGCCACGCACGGTTGTCCTACCTGTCCAGAACCTTTCATTCAAGCTGTTTAAGAAGCACGGAGATAGAAAAACACCTAGTTTTACAGTACCAGCTTCCAGACAGCAGCATTTTGTAGAAAATGGAGAACTAATCACTAATGGGAAGGTTAACAACAGTATAGGGTCAGCGTATCAAATATCCGACCTATCTCTCCCCCCTTCAATGAAGGCAGGAGATGTAATGACAGTCCACATGCATTACCCAGGGCAAGTGCATCCAGTGGAACCTAAACCAAGTTATAGATTCAAGACTTCACCTAGGGGACCTCCCATGATATTTGGTGAACCGGCGGTAATGAACCAGAAAGCTCATGAAAATTATTTCCCAAACAAAACTGAACGTTAG